One region of Halohasta litchfieldiae genomic DNA includes:
- a CDS encoding DUF7533 family protein: protein MRLGIIDMIGLAATLIFALPVANFGVTKLLAGEATMGIALVVVAVAMVALPHYFTDPRTIFTKLLKGLLPGRFRNGESTVESDNGPEQES, encoded by the coding sequence ATGAGACTCGGAATCATCGATATGATTGGCCTCGCCGCAACCCTCATTTTTGCCCTTCCGGTCGCCAACTTCGGCGTCACCAAGCTACTGGCTGGCGAGGCGACCATGGGTATTGCGCTGGTCGTCGTTGCAGTTGCGATGGTCGCACTCCCTCATTACTTCACGGACCCTCGTACCATCTTTACGAAACTACTCAAAGGGCTCCTCCCGGGCCGGTTTCGGAATGGAGAGTCGACGGTCGAAAGTGACAACGGGCCGGAACAGGAGAGTTAG
- a CDS encoding riboflavin synthase, protein MFTGIVETAGEVVAVEDDAGGRRLRIEAAGLDDLHHGQSISVSGVCLTVEAFESTTADDSWFEVFLAAETVDKTYLGELSVGDSVNIERAMPADGRFDGHVVQGHVDTVTTVDAIEEVGDDWRFTFELPEGYGQYIVDKGSICLDGISLTVAAIDREAGTFDVAIIPTTYELTTLQEKAVGDPIHIEVDVIAKYVENMLSGYRDR, encoded by the coding sequence ATGTTCACGGGAATCGTCGAAACCGCGGGCGAGGTAGTTGCTGTCGAGGACGACGCTGGCGGCCGTCGACTCCGCATCGAGGCAGCTGGCCTCGATGACCTCCATCACGGCCAGTCGATCAGCGTCAGCGGCGTCTGTCTCACCGTCGAGGCCTTCGAGTCGACCACTGCCGACGACTCCTGGTTCGAGGTCTTTCTGGCGGCCGAAACGGTCGACAAAACGTATCTCGGTGAGTTATCGGTCGGGGATAGCGTCAACATCGAGCGTGCCATGCCCGCTGACGGCCGGTTCGACGGCCACGTTGTGCAGGGCCACGTCGACACGGTCACTACCGTCGACGCCATCGAGGAAGTCGGCGACGACTGGCGGTTCACGTTTGAACTCCCAGAGGGGTATGGCCAGTACATCGTCGACAAGGGGTCGATCTGCCTCGATGGAATCTCGCTGACGGTTGCTGCCATCGACCGCGAGGCCGGCACGTTCGATGTGGCGATTATTCCGACGACCTACGAACTCACAACGCTTCAGGAGAAAGCGGTCGGTGATCCAATTCATATTGAGGTCGACGTGATCGCCAAATACGTCGAAAACATGCTCAGTGGCTACCGGGACCGTTAG
- the uvrA gene encoding excinuclease ABC subunit UvrA, with product MSKEYITVRGAEEHNLKELDVEIPREAFTVVTGLSGSGKSSLAFDTIYAEGQRRYIESLSAYARNFLGQMDKPKVEAVEGLSPAISIDQKNAANNPRSTVGTVTELHDYLRLLYARIGTQYDPITGESVGEQSAQEMVRQLLDFPEGTRAMIAAPVVRDQKGAFEDLFDELVADGYSRVEVDGEQYDLTIEKPDLDKNYDHTIDVIVDRVKLTAEARSRITDSVETALEKADGSLKLLIPDPPEDVSMGSNSRSTGDLAGDGDDRLVVEFSESLGNPNSDFQFSEIETRSFSFNSPHGACPECEGIGQAKEVDEGLVIQDPSKPLKKVFEAWSYNRSYYRTRIDSVAAHFDLSVDTPWEDIDDDIQRQFLYGTDRQVVFQRTTKNGTRRKEKRFEGVIPNLERRHVETESKGTREHIEDYMAVTDCPACGGTRLKEQSRHVLVAGTSITDVNKMSIGDARRHFEGLESNLSERDRTIATEILKEIRARLGFMEEVGLEYLTLDREAATLSGGESQRIRLATQVGSGLVGVLYVLDEPSIGLHQRDNDRLLNTLDGLRDLGNTLIVVEHDEETMRRADNVIDMGPGPGKRGGEIVAHGEFDDICNADESITGDYLSGRKEIPVPEERRDSDGELTIRGARQHNLADLDVSIPLGVFTAVTGVSGSGKSTLMHDILYKSLARQMNDNTSVDPGDHDSLEGLDEIETVRLIDQSPIGRTPRSNPATYTGVFDYIREMFAETKLSKQRGYKKGRFSFNVKGGRCESCGGQGTVKIEMNFLSDVHVPCEECGGSRYNDETLDVTYKDKTIADVLEMEVAEAYDFFEANSQLRRRLKLLKDVGLGYMSLGQPSTTLSGGEAQRVKLAEELGKKQTGDTLYLLDEPTTGLHKHDERKLIEVLQRLVDNGNSVVVVEHELDLVKNADHIVDLGPEGGEGGGEVVASGTPEDVARTEASHTGRYLRDYLSAVDLEGPRSDRRKPAKVTSDD from the coding sequence ATGAGTAAAGAGTACATAACCGTCCGTGGCGCGGAGGAACACAACCTCAAGGAACTCGACGTCGAGATCCCACGGGAGGCCTTTACGGTCGTCACTGGGCTCTCGGGATCGGGGAAATCCTCACTGGCGTTCGACACGATCTACGCCGAAGGTCAGCGACGGTATATCGAGTCGCTGTCGGCCTACGCCCGGAACTTCCTCGGACAGATGGACAAACCGAAGGTCGAGGCCGTCGAGGGGCTGTCGCCCGCCATCTCCATCGACCAGAAGAACGCCGCCAACAACCCCCGGTCGACGGTCGGCACCGTCACCGAACTCCACGACTATCTCCGCTTGCTGTACGCTCGCATCGGCACGCAGTACGATCCGATCACCGGCGAATCGGTCGGCGAACAGAGCGCCCAAGAGATGGTCCGCCAACTGCTCGATTTCCCCGAGGGAACCCGCGCGATGATCGCCGCGCCGGTCGTCCGTGACCAGAAAGGGGCCTTCGAGGATCTCTTTGACGAACTGGTAGCCGACGGCTACTCAAGAGTCGAGGTCGACGGCGAACAGTACGATCTGACCATCGAGAAACCCGACCTCGACAAGAACTACGACCACACCATCGACGTGATCGTCGACCGCGTCAAACTCACCGCCGAGGCTCGCTCACGGATCACCGACAGCGTCGAGACGGCCTTGGAGAAAGCCGACGGTAGCCTGAAACTACTCATCCCCGATCCGCCCGAAGACGTGTCGATGGGATCGAACTCGCGGTCGACCGGCGACCTCGCGGGCGATGGTGATGACCGACTCGTCGTCGAATTTTCCGAATCGCTTGGCAACCCCAACAGCGACTTTCAGTTCTCCGAAATCGAGACCCGGTCGTTCTCATTTAACAGTCCCCACGGAGCCTGCCCGGAGTGTGAGGGGATCGGCCAAGCCAAGGAGGTCGACGAAGGCCTCGTTATTCAGGACCCGAGCAAACCCCTGAAGAAGGTATTTGAGGCCTGGAGCTACAACCGCTCGTACTACCGAACCCGAATCGATTCAGTGGCGGCACATTTCGATCTGAGCGTCGACACACCGTGGGAAGATATTGACGACGACATTCAGCGGCAGTTCCTCTACGGCACCGACCGCCAAGTGGTCTTCCAGCGAACGACGAAAAACGGCACTCGACGGAAGGAAAAACGGTTTGAGGGCGTCATTCCCAACCTCGAACGCCGCCATGTCGAAACCGAGTCCAAAGGCACCAGAGAACACATCGAGGACTACATGGCCGTCACCGACTGTCCGGCCTGCGGGGGTACCCGGCTCAAAGAGCAGTCACGACACGTCCTCGTTGCTGGCACCTCGATCACCGACGTCAACAAAATGAGCATTGGCGATGCGCGTCGACATTTCGAGGGGCTTGAATCGAACCTCTCGGAGCGCGACCGAACGATTGCGACAGAGATCCTCAAAGAGATTCGTGCCCGACTCGGCTTCATGGAGGAGGTCGGTCTCGAATACCTCACACTCGACCGTGAGGCGGCCACCCTCTCGGGCGGCGAGAGCCAGCGCATTCGGCTGGCCACGCAGGTCGGCTCCGGGCTGGTAGGCGTTCTCTACGTGCTCGACGAGCCCTCGATTGGGCTTCACCAACGCGATAATGACCGCCTACTTAACACGCTTGACGGGTTGCGGGACCTCGGTAATACGCTGATCGTCGTCGAACACGACGAGGAGACGATGCGGCGGGCCGACAATGTGATCGACATGGGTCCTGGCCCCGGCAAGCGCGGTGGCGAAATCGTTGCCCATGGCGAGTTCGACGATATCTGTAACGCCGACGAGTCGATTACAGGTGACTATCTTTCGGGTCGCAAAGAGATCCCGGTCCCCGAGGAGCGCCGCGACTCTGATGGCGAGCTCACGATACGGGGTGCCCGCCAACACAACCTCGCGGATCTCGATGTCTCGATCCCGCTGGGTGTGTTTACGGCCGTGACAGGCGTCTCCGGCTCCGGGAAGTCGACCCTCATGCACGACATCCTTTATAAGTCGCTTGCCCGGCAGATGAACGACAACACGAGCGTCGACCCCGGTGACCACGACTCGCTTGAGGGCCTCGACGAGATCGAAACCGTCCGTCTCATCGACCAAAGCCCAATTGGTCGTACCCCGCGGTCGAACCCCGCGACCTACACCGGCGTTTTCGACTACATTCGGGAGATGTTCGCCGAGACGAAACTCTCGAAACAGCGCGGCTACAAGAAGGGCCGATTCTCGTTCAACGTCAAGGGTGGCCGGTGTGAGTCCTGTGGCGGGCAGGGAACGGTCAAAATCGAGATGAACTTCCTCTCGGACGTGCACGTTCCCTGTGAGGAGTGCGGGGGTTCGCGGTACAACGACGAGACGTTAGACGTGACCTACAAGGACAAGACCATTGCCGACGTGCTGGAGATGGAAGTAGCCGAAGCCTACGACTTCTTCGAGGCCAACTCACAGCTCCGTCGACGCCTGAAACTACTCAAAGACGTTGGCTTGGGCTACATGTCGCTGGGCCAGCCGTCGACCACGCTTTCGGGTGGCGAGGCCCAGCGGGTCAAGCTCGCCGAGGAACTCGGTAAAAAGCAGACCGGCGACACGCTGTATCTCCTCGATGAGCCAACGACCGGCCTCCACAAACATGACGAGCGAAAGTTGATCGAGGTCCTGCAGCGCTTGGTCGACAACGGCAACAGTGTGGTCGTCGTCGAACACGAACTCGACCTCGTCAAAAACGCTGACCACATCGTCGACCTCGGGCCAGAGGGTGGCGAAGGCGGCGGCGAGGTCGTCGCCAGCGGGACGCCCGAGGACGTCGCCCGCACCGAAGCCTCACATACGGGCCGGTATCTCCGGGATTATCTGTCGGCTGTCGACCTCGAAGGTCCACGCTCGGATCGCCGGAAACCTGCCAAAGTCACTAGCGACGACTGA
- a CDS encoding geranylgeranyl reductase family protein, translating into MYDFVVVGVGPAGGRFARRAAESGFDVLALEKGTVGTPLACSGHVSTDIWNYVPDSAREDLFQNRIYGANFYTGGPDTASHRFYKTEEVSNVVDRVALDRTLADCARRAGADVREGHTVTGIEEHPDRVTVTASVAGEKGTQTFEARMVAGCDGPVSRVRQAVDLPEPGEKIHGVLAFTDEVDHSDHVDVHLTVPRFFAWRIPRGEAGVEYGLAAPPGGDVNDRFQLLTDAYGVETDRFCSGAIPIGPPDSVTTDRVFLIGDAAGQTKPFTGGGILYGMTAADCAARHIRPDRPESLGIYESAWRETLSTEIQMGHLIRRAYSLPKPVQRVGLGALAGEIGVHMDKPSSFFSKSHLKRLFS; encoded by the coding sequence ATGTACGATTTCGTCGTCGTCGGGGTCGGGCCTGCCGGTGGGCGGTTCGCTCGCCGGGCAGCCGAATCCGGCTTCGATGTTCTCGCCCTCGAAAAGGGTACGGTCGGCACACCGTTGGCCTGCTCGGGCCACGTCAGCACCGATATCTGGAACTACGTTCCCGATTCCGCCCGCGAGGACCTCTTCCAGAATCGGATCTACGGTGCGAACTTCTACACTGGTGGCCCGGACACCGCTTCCCATCGATTTTATAAAACCGAGGAGGTCTCGAACGTCGTCGACCGCGTCGCACTCGACCGCACGCTGGCCGACTGCGCCCGCCGAGCCGGTGCCGATGTTCGGGAAGGCCATACTGTTACCGGCATCGAAGAGCATCCGGATCGCGTCACCGTCACCGCGAGCGTCGCTGGCGAGAAGGGCACCCAAACGTTCGAAGCTCGGATGGTCGCTGGCTGTGATGGCCCTGTCTCGCGGGTCCGACAGGCCGTCGACCTCCCCGAGCCGGGCGAGAAAATCCACGGCGTCCTCGCGTTTACCGACGAGGTCGACCACTCGGATCACGTCGACGTCCACCTCACCGTCCCGCGGTTTTTTGCGTGGCGTATCCCGCGCGGCGAGGCGGGCGTCGAGTACGGACTGGCCGCGCCGCCGGGCGGTGATGTCAACGACCGTTTCCAACTCTTGACCGACGCCTACGGCGTCGAAACCGACCGCTTCTGTTCGGGAGCGATTCCGATTGGCCCGCCGGACTCAGTGACGACCGACCGCGTGTTCCTGATTGGGGATGCGGCCGGCCAGACCAAACCGTTCACTGGAGGTGGCATTCTGTACGGGATGACTGCTGCCGACTGCGCGGCTCGGCATATCCGGCCCGACCGTCCTGAATCGCTTGGGATCTACGAGTCGGCGTGGCGCGAGACGTTGTCGACCGAGATCCAAATGGGCCATCTCATCCGCCGGGCCTACTCGCTTCCCAAGCCAGTCCAGCGAGTCGGGCTCGGCGCGCTCGCCGGCGAAATCGGCGTTCATATGGACAAACCCTCGTCGTTCTTCTCCAAATCACATCTCAAACGGCTGTTCTCCTGA
- a CDS encoding PAS domain S-box protein, translated as MTDQPSTLQAVDWIDTAASTPLHVVCSVRGDRDRELLVDWLGSVEGVTVSTTTPEELVTAPFDLCLIDQSTLNAVGDRLLERSTDAQPITLPCLLITTGRPTATSAAGESTTVPDKYQPLVTDVITTPVRKSQLRRRLRTSLKMRQQSKQLASSNTHHRELLELLPEAVLVVSEGTIKYVNTAAECLFGASESTLLGSAFLDYIAAGDRSTAADLLAVTEQSETVSGTAPEFVEFELAVDGRAVEIEAASTAVGLTGDSVQLICRDMTERNEREDQLRLYRKAMDGATVGITITDARQADNPLVYVNEEFERLTGLDSEEVLGRNPRFPQSPRTNPDTIAEIRQAVDNGEAVSVELLNQYTDGTEWHNALDISPVHQDGELTHFLGFQRDVTATRSQQNQLAVLDRVLRHNLRNRLNVVLGHAQTLTEGANTEAVPIHAGKICETAEELLELSDKTRRFRAAIETDAESTTTIELAAILSDCLREVSETYPAAVFEHTVPETARVQSKAAVTFALTELLSNAALHSDQDAPQVSVTVSEVDTELRIRITDDGPGIPAAEQQAFTDTTETPTDHAIGIGLWLVRWAIDSAGGELDYEAVDPQGSRITVRLPAVTAAESKDNTT; from the coding sequence ATGACTGACCAGCCCTCCACACTACAGGCAGTCGACTGGATCGATACAGCGGCGTCGACACCGCTGCATGTGGTCTGTTCGGTTCGGGGCGACCGGGACCGCGAACTCCTCGTCGACTGGCTCGGCTCGGTTGAGGGGGTGACGGTCTCGACAACCACCCCCGAGGAACTCGTCACCGCGCCGTTTGATCTCTGTCTGATCGACCAGTCGACGCTGAACGCGGTCGGTGACCGGCTCCTCGAACGAAGCACGGATGCCCAACCGATTACGTTGCCCTGTCTGTTGATAACGACGGGTCGACCCACGGCGACGAGCGCCGCCGGGGAGTCGACGACCGTCCCGGACAAATATCAGCCGCTTGTGACGGATGTGATCACGACACCGGTTCGGAAGTCCCAGCTCCGGCGACGGCTGCGGACGTCGTTGAAGATGCGTCAGCAATCCAAACAGCTGGCCAGTTCGAACACCCACCATCGGGAGCTGTTGGAACTGCTTCCGGAGGCCGTCCTCGTCGTCTCCGAGGGGACGATCAAATACGTCAACACCGCGGCCGAATGTCTGTTCGGTGCCAGCGAGTCGACCCTGCTCGGGAGCGCGTTTCTCGACTATATCGCCGCCGGCGACCGGTCGACCGCGGCCGACCTGCTTGCGGTCACCGAGCAAAGCGAGACCGTCTCGGGTACCGCCCCCGAGTTCGTCGAGTTCGAACTCGCCGTCGACGGGCGGGCGGTCGAGATCGAAGCGGCTTCGACGGCCGTCGGTCTCACTGGCGATTCGGTCCAGCTCATCTGTCGGGATATGACCGAGCGCAACGAGCGAGAAGATCAGCTCCGGCTCTACCGAAAAGCGATGGACGGGGCGACTGTCGGCATTACGATCACGGACGCCAGACAAGCCGACAATCCGCTGGTCTACGTCAACGAAGAGTTCGAACGACTGACCGGACTTGACAGCGAGGAGGTTCTCGGTCGGAATCCACGGTTCCCCCAATCGCCACGGACCAATCCCGACACTATCGCCGAAATCCGGCAGGCGGTCGACAACGGGGAGGCGGTCTCGGTCGAACTCCTCAATCAGTATACCGACGGCACCGAGTGGCACAACGCCCTCGACATCTCGCCGGTCCATCAGGACGGCGAGCTAACCCATTTCTTGGGCTTCCAACGGGATGTGACCGCCACCCGATCCCAGCAGAACCAGCTTGCAGTGCTCGACCGCGTGCTCCGACACAACCTCAGAAACCGGCTCAACGTGGTGTTGGGCCACGCTCAAACGCTCACAGAGGGTGCCAACACCGAGGCAGTCCCGATTCATGCGGGGAAGATCTGTGAGACTGCCGAGGAGCTGTTGGAGCTGAGCGACAAAACCAGACGGTTCCGGGCGGCAATCGAGACCGATGCCGAGTCGACAACCACCATAGAGCTCGCGGCAATCCTTTCGGACTGTCTCAGGGAGGTTTCCGAGACGTATCCAGCCGCTGTCTTCGAGCATACCGTCCCCGAGACGGCGCGGGTCCAGTCGAAAGCCGCAGTCACGTTCGCACTGACCGAACTGCTGTCGAACGCAGCGCTCCACTCGGATCAGGACGCTCCACAGGTCAGCGTTACCGTCTCGGAGGTCGACACTGAACTCCGAATTCGGATCACCGACGACGGTCCCGGAATCCCGGCGGCCGAACAGCAGGCGTTCACCGATACAACCGAGACGCCGACCGACCACGCCATCGGCATCGGGCTGTGGCTCGTCCGGTGGGCCATCGACAGTGCGGGCGGCGAACTCGACTACGAGGCCGTCGACCCACAGGGAAGCCGAATCACGGTTCGATTGCCGGCAGTCACGGCCGCCGAGTCGAAAGACAACACCACCTGA
- a CDS encoding ATPase domain-containing protein: MTMDPRLSLGVSGLDSILAGGVLPERSYLVRGGPGTGKTILGLQYLLAGIENDETALYLSFEEPPENIIENAARLVFDVSGVEFLDLTPSGELFSDTRPYSIFEPDEVEVGTLTETISETVDRLQPDRIVLDSVNRMEALTADRYQFRQQLISMLEQLTDVGGTVLFTTQPTSEMPDDELQFLVDGTLELEFGPKGRTVQITKLRGSSFQSGRHTVRITDTGMVVYPKLVPGEYEREFVPETVSSGVVGLDSLLNGGIERGTVTVLSGSTGVGKTTTGTSFAVESATRGERAAVYLFEESTGTFRHRCSGIGMPVDERAADGTLAIEAVEPVTISPDEFAHAVREEVETHGTQFVMIDGISGYRLSMRSDDDDIVTELHSLCRYLKNMGVTTVLLDDVSNITGNTEVTSHQISYLADNVIMLRYLEVDSELKKAVGVLKKRASDFERSLRSFEITADGIQIGEKLTGLRGILSGSPEMIDRM, encoded by the coding sequence ATGACGATGGACCCTCGACTCTCCCTCGGCGTCTCCGGGCTAGATTCGATCCTCGCGGGTGGCGTGCTCCCCGAGCGGTCCTATCTCGTTCGTGGGGGGCCGGGCACGGGCAAGACGATTCTCGGACTCCAGTATCTGCTGGCAGGGATCGAAAACGACGAGACAGCGCTCTATCTCAGCTTCGAGGAGCCGCCCGAGAACATCATCGAGAACGCGGCGCGACTCGTCTTTGACGTCTCAGGAGTCGAGTTTCTGGATCTCACGCCCAGCGGTGAGCTGTTTTCGGATACACGGCCCTACAGCATTTTCGAGCCGGACGAGGTTGAAGTCGGGACGCTCACCGAGACGATCAGCGAGACGGTCGACCGACTCCAGCCGGATCGGATCGTGCTGGATTCGGTCAACCGGATGGAGGCACTGACTGCCGACCGCTACCAGTTCCGCCAACAGCTTATCTCGATGCTGGAACAGCTGACCGATGTCGGTGGCACCGTGCTGTTTACCACCCAGCCGACAAGCGAGATGCCCGACGACGAACTGCAGTTTCTGGTCGACGGCACACTCGAACTCGAATTCGGGCCGAAAGGCCGGACGGTCCAAATCACCAAACTCCGTGGCTCGTCGTTTCAGAGCGGTCGACATACCGTGCGAATCACCGACACAGGGATGGTCGTCTATCCGAAACTCGTGCCCGGCGAGTACGAACGGGAGTTCGTGCCCGAAACGGTATCATCGGGCGTAGTGGGGCTCGATTCGTTGCTCAACGGCGGCATCGAACGCGGGACCGTGACGGTTCTGAGTGGCTCGACCGGCGTCGGCAAGACGACGACCGGCACTAGTTTCGCGGTCGAATCGGCCACCCGCGGCGAGCGGGCAGCAGTCTACCTGTTCGAGGAGTCGACGGGGACGTTTCGACATCGCTGTTCGGGAATCGGGATGCCGGTCGACGAGCGGGCAGCCGACGGCACACTCGCCATCGAAGCCGTCGAGCCGGTCACGATTTCGCCCGACGAGTTCGCACACGCGGTCAGAGAGGAAGTCGAAACCCACGGGACACAGTTCGTGATGATCGACGGCATCTCGGGCTACCGGCTCTCGATGCGGAGCGACGATGACGATATCGTCACCGAACTCCACTCGCTGTGTCGCTACCTCAAAAACATGGGGGTGACGACGGTCCTGCTCGACGATGTCTCGAACATCACGGGCAACACCGAGGTGACGAGCCACCAGATCAGCTATCTCGCGGACAACGTCATCATGCTCCGCTATCTCGAAGTCGACAGTGAGCTCAAAAAGGCCGTGGGCGTCTTGAAAAAGCGAGCCAGTGATTTCGAGCGAAGCCTGCGGTCCTTCGAGATCACTGCCGACGGCATTCAGATTGGTGAGAAACTCACTGGGCTTCGTGGCATTCTGTCGGGAAGCCCGGAGATGATCGACAGGATGTAA
- the ygfZ gene encoding CAF17-like 4Fe-4S cluster assembly/insertion protein YgfZ: protein MTLVGGQHTDLGATFTTRSGREVVDHYGRPEVAHKAVRNGVGIIEMGYGIVSITGDDRIEYVDNIVSNRVPAENGNGCYALLLDPQGAIQSDLYIYNAGEKLLLFTPPAEAEPLVEDWQSKVFIQDVDIEDVSDQFGVFGVHGPIATEKVASVLNHAGAPEPELTFERGSMADSGVTVIASDNPTGEDGYEVICEAAEAPNVYDTLLTRGLNATQFGYRTWESLTLEAGTPLFDSELDGQIPNTVGLRHALDFDKGCYVGQELVSKVENRGQPSSRLVGLRTAEVVETGATVSVDGEEVGEITRAIESPSLDEPIALAFVSFETPLDTVTVQTNEKLVDAAGVSLPVVSGSADSLRCPQYPDTDKTDQG, encoded by the coding sequence ATGACACTTGTCGGAGGCCAGCACACCGATCTCGGGGCGACGTTCACCACCCGCAGCGGCCGCGAGGTCGTCGACCACTACGGCCGCCCCGAAGTCGCTCACAAGGCCGTGCGAAACGGGGTCGGAATCATCGAAATGGGGTACGGCATCGTCTCGATCACCGGCGACGACCGCATCGAATACGTCGACAACATCGTCTCCAACCGCGTCCCCGCTGAAAATGGCAACGGCTGCTACGCACTCCTCTTGGACCCACAGGGCGCGATCCAGTCGGATCTCTACATTTATAATGCCGGTGAGAAGCTCCTGCTGTTTACGCCGCCAGCCGAAGCCGAGCCACTGGTTGAGGACTGGCAGTCGAAAGTCTTCATTCAGGACGTCGACATCGAGGACGTCTCCGACCAGTTCGGCGTCTTCGGCGTTCACGGTCCCATCGCCACGGAAAAAGTCGCCTCCGTACTCAATCATGCGGGCGCACCCGAGCCCGAACTCACCTTCGAGCGCGGCTCGATGGCCGACTCCGGGGTGACCGTGATCGCCAGCGACAACCCCACCGGTGAGGACGGCTACGAAGTCATCTGCGAGGCCGCCGAAGCGCCGAACGTCTACGACACCCTGCTGACCCGCGGGCTCAACGCCACCCAGTTCGGCTACCGAACGTGGGAGTCGCTGACTCTCGAAGCCGGCACCCCGCTGTTCGACTCGGAACTCGACGGGCAGATCCCGAACACCGTCGGCCTCCGACATGCACTCGACTTCGACAAGGGCTGTTACGTGGGTCAGGAACTCGTCTCGAAGGTCGAAAACCGTGGCCAGCCGAGTTCGAGACTGGTGGGTCTTCGGACTGCGGAGGTAGTCGAGACCGGAGCGACAGTGTCGGTCGACGGCGAGGAGGTCGGCGAGATAACCCGCGCCATCGAAAGCCCGTCGCTCGACGAGCCAATCGCGCTGGCGTTTGTGAGCTTCGAGACACCCCTTGATACAGTCACCGTCCAGACGAACGAGAAATTGGTCGACGCAGCGGGCGTTAGTCTGCCCGTTGTTTCAGGGAGCGCAGACTCCCTCCGGTGCCCGCAGTATCCGGATACTGATAAGACAGATCAGGGGTAG
- a CDS encoding GNAT family N-acetyltransferase, with amino-acid sequence MTVIVRIVAPSTAVVDRSKAVAEGGIDGAADRVGGTPTDGGVGSLATIAAIRYAIFVDEQGVDVAIEWDEYETVAEHVLLVDEGRPIGTARVRRADGALKCERIAVRASDRGAGWGERLMAVCETIARERGLDKCILHAQRRVEEFYHRQGYGVVGEPFEEAGIPHVEMRLELTD; translated from the coding sequence ATGACAGTCATCGTTCGAATCGTCGCCCCGTCGACAGCCGTGGTCGACCGGTCGAAGGCGGTTGCCGAGGGCGGTATCGACGGGGCCGCAGACCGAGTCGGTGGCACACCGACCGACGGTGGGGTCGGGTCACTGGCAACTATCGCTGCGATTCGCTATGCAATCTTCGTGGATGAACAGGGCGTTGACGTGGCCATCGAGTGGGACGAGTACGAGACCGTCGCCGAGCACGTGCTGCTGGTCGACGAGGGGCGGCCGATTGGAACCGCACGGGTGCGGCGTGCTGATGGCGCGCTCAAATGCGAGCGCATTGCCGTCAGGGCCTCGGATCGCGGTGCTGGCTGGGGTGAGCGGCTGATGGCGGTCTGCGAGACGATTGCGCGCGAACGTGGGCTGGATAAGTGCATTCTCCATGCCCAGCGGCGTGTCGAAGAGTTTTATCATCGACAAGGCTACGGGGTCGTCGGCGAGCCTTTTGAAGAGGCTGGCATCCCACACGTGGAGATGCGGTTGGAACTGACGGACTGA
- a CDS encoding DUF6432 family protein: MGAKPEYRDRPTVEVDILDALVDRADEGMTVLELRAVVDRDIDQIETALSTLKSDNLISVDKQGETIRIQPADHVIATDPTPDEEDQTLVDVLRDRLGL, from the coding sequence ATGGGAGCAAAGCCCGAGTATCGGGACCGACCGACCGTCGAGGTCGACATCCTCGATGCGCTCGTCGACCGCGCCGACGAGGGAATGACCGTACTCGAACTACGGGCGGTCGTCGACCGCGACATCGATCAGATCGAAACCGCGCTGTCGACCTTAAAAAGCGACAACCTCATTTCGGTCGACAAGCAGGGCGAGACGATCCGCATCCAGCCCGCCGACCACGTGATCGCCACTGACCCGACGCCCGACGAGGAAGACCAGACGCTGGTCGACGTGCTTCGGGATCGGCTTGGGTTGTAG